The following are from one region of the Variovorax sp. V213 genome:
- a CDS encoding TSUP family transporter — MEMLVVTGASLLAGFVDSIVGGGGLILVPALFAVFPGAPPATLLGTNKSASIWGTAAAAAQFSQRVRMRWGALWPAAVLGFAGSMLGAWGVTVFPGDFLRRALPIVLLGVLIYTVMRKDLGRHHVPRFSGRAETLAACAIGLSIGFYDGFFGPGAGSFLVFLFVRWMGYDFLNASASAKVINTLTNAAALLLLAFKGHVWWHYGLVMAVANVAGSLLGTRVALKHGAGFVRVVFIVVVSALILKTAYDAFLK; from the coding sequence ATGGAAATGCTGGTGGTAACGGGCGCCTCGCTGCTCGCGGGCTTTGTCGATTCGATCGTGGGCGGTGGGGGACTGATCCTCGTGCCGGCGCTCTTCGCCGTCTTTCCAGGTGCACCGCCTGCCACGTTGCTGGGCACCAACAAAAGTGCTTCTATTTGGGGCACGGCGGCCGCGGCAGCCCAGTTCAGCCAGCGGGTCCGGATGCGGTGGGGCGCCTTGTGGCCCGCCGCCGTGCTCGGGTTTGCCGGCTCGATGCTGGGTGCCTGGGGTGTGACAGTGTTCCCCGGCGACTTCCTGCGCCGGGCGCTGCCCATCGTGCTCCTGGGCGTGCTGATCTACACGGTGATGCGCAAGGACCTTGGGCGCCATCATGTCCCGCGCTTCAGCGGCCGTGCCGAAACGCTGGCGGCCTGCGCCATCGGGCTGTCGATCGGCTTCTATGACGGCTTCTTCGGCCCCGGCGCAGGCAGCTTTCTCGTCTTCCTGTTCGTGCGCTGGATGGGCTACGACTTCCTGAACGCCTCGGCGTCCGCCAAGGTCATCAATACGCTCACCAACGCCGCGGCCCTGCTGCTGCTCGCGTTCAAGGGACATGTCTGGTGGCACTATGGGCTGGTGATGGCGGTCGCCAACGTGGCCGGCAGCTTGCTGGGCACGCGAGTTGCGCTGAAGCACGGCGCCGGCTTCGTGCGGGTGGTGTTCATCGTCGTCGTGAGCGCGTTGATCCTGAAGACCGCCTACGACGCCTTCCTGAAATAG